A portion of the Streptomyces sp. YPW6 genome contains these proteins:
- a CDS encoding metalloregulator ArsR/SmtB family transcription factor: MGHGADARSSATTRERLDTVGATDVAATLQALATPSRLHILARLQEGPSSVGDLADAVGMEASACSHQLRLLRNLGLVTGERRGRSIIYALYDHHVAELLEQALYHVEHLRLGVPDTPAEAAGPGLAR, encoded by the coding sequence ATGGGCCACGGAGCAGACGCCAGGAGCAGTGCCACTACCCGCGAGCGGCTCGACACGGTCGGCGCCACCGACGTAGCTGCCACCCTCCAGGCCCTCGCCACACCCTCCCGGCTGCACATCCTCGCCCGGCTCCAGGAAGGCCCGAGCTCCGTGGGCGACCTCGCAGACGCCGTCGGCATGGAAGCCTCCGCCTGCTCCCACCAGCTGCGCCTGCTGCGCAACCTCGGCCTGGTCACCGGGGAGCGCCGTGGCCGGTCGATCATCTACGCCCTGTACGACCACCACGTGGCCGAGCTGCTGGAGCAGGCCCTTTACCACGTCGAACACCTGCGCCTGGGTGTTCCCGATACGCCTGCGGAGGCGGCCGGGCCGGGCCTTGCCCGCTGA
- a CDS encoding NAD(P)-binding domain-containing protein — MQRHVAILGAGPVGLDAALACADAGWPFTVYEAADTTAAHVRAWGHVRLFTPWDLNVSRRMRAHLPSAPTGDDCPTGTDLATQLLGPVAALPALEGRIRYSSRVAAIARTGLLKHEEIGTDTRAAAPFTLLLDTPGGEDTAEADLVLDCTGTYSHPNTLGPGGIPAPGERALAYRITRTLPDTEEPDRWAGTVLLVGAGKSAQTAARDLAGLPGTRVEWAVRKPTPDWGAVPDDTLPGRQHLVDTSQAFANGVNDRVTVHTGAHVRALHPADDRVRAILATDDGPRTVVCDHVVALTGYTGDTSLYRQLQVHECYATGAPMNLSAALLGSAGGDCLAQPAVGIEALRNPEPHFFILGAKSFGRLNTFLLRTGYRQIDQFVAAYADAPKLLSTST, encoded by the coding sequence ATGCAGCGACACGTCGCGATCCTCGGCGCCGGGCCCGTCGGTCTCGACGCAGCACTTGCCTGCGCCGACGCCGGATGGCCCTTCACCGTCTACGAAGCCGCGGACACCACCGCCGCGCACGTGCGGGCCTGGGGCCACGTCCGGCTCTTCACCCCATGGGACCTCAACGTCTCCCGCAGGATGCGGGCCCACCTGCCGTCCGCCCCGACCGGCGACGACTGCCCCACGGGCACCGACCTGGCCACCCAGCTCCTCGGCCCGGTCGCCGCGCTCCCCGCTCTCGAAGGCCGCATTCGGTACAGCAGCCGCGTCGCAGCCATCGCCCGCACCGGCCTCCTCAAACATGAAGAGATCGGCACCGACACCCGCGCCGCCGCCCCCTTCACCCTCCTGCTCGACACCCCCGGCGGCGAGGACACGGCGGAGGCCGACCTCGTCCTGGACTGCACCGGCACCTACTCCCACCCCAACACCCTCGGGCCCGGCGGCATCCCCGCCCCCGGCGAACGCGCCCTCGCCTACCGCATCACCCGTACCCTCCCGGACACCGAAGAGCCCGACCGCTGGGCCGGAACCGTCCTCCTCGTCGGCGCGGGAAAATCTGCCCAGACCGCGGCCCGCGACCTGGCCGGCCTGCCCGGCACCCGCGTCGAGTGGGCGGTGCGCAAACCAACACCCGACTGGGGCGCCGTACCCGACGACACCCTGCCCGGCCGCCAGCACCTCGTCGACACCTCCCAGGCCTTCGCCAACGGTGTCAACGACCGCGTCACCGTCCACACCGGTGCCCATGTCCGGGCCCTGCACCCCGCCGACGACCGGGTACGCGCCATACTCGCCACCGACGACGGCCCTCGCACGGTCGTCTGCGACCACGTCGTAGCGCTGACCGGGTACACCGGCGACACCTCCCTCTACCGGCAGTTGCAGGTCCACGAGTGCTACGCCACCGGCGCCCCCATGAACCTCTCCGCCGCCCTCCTCGGCTCCGCGGGCGGCGACTGCCTCGCCCAGCCGGCCGTCGGGATCGAGGCCCTGCGCAACCCCGAACCGCACTTCTTCATCCTGGGCGCCAAGTCCTTCGGCCGCCTCAACACCTTCCTGCTGCGAACCGGATACCGGCAGATCGACCAGTTCGTCGCTGCCTACGCCGACGCCCCGAAACTTCTGTCCACCAGTACGTGA
- the dhaL gene encoding dihydroxyacetone kinase subunit DhaL produces the protein MLDTDFFRRWMTAAAASVEREANHLTELDSAIGDADHGSNLQRGFAAVTEVLEKDAPATPGAVLTLAGRQLISTVGGASGPLYGTLLRRTGKALGDDGEVTPAQFAQAFAAGVAAVGQLGGAQAGDKTMLDALLPAAEALATSFDGAAEAARAGAVATVPMRARKGRASYLGDRSIGHQDPGATSAALLVETLAATATDGVDG, from the coding sequence GTGCTCGACACCGACTTCTTCCGCCGCTGGATGACCGCTGCCGCGGCGTCCGTGGAGCGTGAGGCGAACCATCTGACCGAGCTCGACTCGGCGATCGGGGACGCCGATCACGGCAGCAACCTCCAGCGCGGCTTCGCGGCGGTCACGGAGGTGCTGGAGAAGGACGCCCCCGCCACCCCGGGTGCGGTGCTCACCCTGGCGGGACGGCAGCTCATCTCCACGGTCGGCGGCGCCTCGGGTCCGCTGTACGGAACGCTGCTGCGCCGTACGGGCAAGGCGCTCGGGGACGATGGCGAGGTGACGCCGGCGCAGTTCGCCCAGGCGTTCGCGGCGGGGGTGGCAGCGGTGGGGCAGCTGGGCGGCGCGCAGGCCGGTGACAAGACGATGCTCGACGCGCTGCTGCCCGCGGCGGAGGCCCTCGCCACCTCGTTCGACGGCGCCGCCGAAGCGGCCCGCGCGGGTGCCGTGGCGACGGTGCCGATGCGGGCGCGCAAGGGCCGGGCCAGCTATCTCGGCGACCGCAGCATCGGGCATCAGGACCCGGGAGCGACCTCGGCGGCGCTGCTGGTCGAGACCCTGGCGGCCACGGCGACGGACGGAGTGGACGGGTGA
- a CDS encoding PTS-dependent dihydroxyacetone kinase phosphotransferase subunit DhaM has product MSGEQQVGIVLVSHSGPVAESVAELARGLAAGGVTAPVAPAGGLPNGGLGTSAELIGRAAASVDRGAGVAVLVDLGSAVLTVKSMLAEGDELPGNTRLVDAPFVEGAVAAVVTASAGGDLAAVEAAASEAYGYRKT; this is encoded by the coding sequence GTGAGCGGCGAACAGCAGGTGGGCATCGTGCTGGTCTCCCACAGCGGTCCGGTCGCCGAGTCGGTCGCCGAGCTGGCCCGGGGGCTTGCCGCCGGTGGGGTGACCGCGCCGGTCGCCCCGGCCGGGGGTCTGCCCAACGGGGGGCTCGGGACGAGCGCGGAGCTGATCGGGCGGGCAGCCGCATCGGTCGACCGGGGTGCCGGGGTCGCGGTCCTGGTGGATCTGGGGAGCGCGGTCCTCACGGTGAAGTCCATGCTCGCCGAGGGAGATGAGCTGCCCGGGAACACCCGGCTCGTGGACGCGCCGTTCGTGGAGGGTGCGGTGGCCGCCGTCGTGACGGCCTCGGCCGGTGGCGACCTCGCGGCCGTGGAGGCGGCGGCCTCGGAGGCGTACGGCTACCGCAAGACGTAG
- the dhaK gene encoding dihydroxyacetone kinase subunit DhaK: MKMLINVPETVVADALRGIAAAHPELTVDVENRVVARRDAPVAGKVGLVSGGGSGHEPLHAGFVGPGMLSAACPGEVFTSPVPDQMVRAAAAVDSGAGVLFVVKNYTGDVLNFEMAAELAEEEGVQVAQVVVDDDVAVSDSTFTAGRRGTGATLFVEKIAGALADEGAPLDRVAAVARQVNGASRSFGVALGAVTTPAKGSPTFDLPAGELELGIGIHGEPGRERRPMMTSGEIADFAVNAVLEDLRPTGPVLALVNGMGATPLLELYGFNAEVHRALSERGVAVARTLVGNYVTSLDMAGCSVTLCQVDEELLRLWDAPVQTAALRWGR; the protein is encoded by the coding sequence ATGAAAATGCTTATCAACGTTCCCGAGACCGTGGTCGCCGATGCGCTGCGGGGCATCGCGGCCGCGCATCCCGAGCTCACCGTCGATGTGGAGAACCGTGTGGTCGCCCGGCGGGACGCGCCCGTGGCGGGGAAGGTGGGGCTCGTCTCCGGGGGCGGTTCCGGGCACGAGCCGCTGCATGCCGGGTTCGTCGGACCCGGCATGCTGTCGGCCGCCTGTCCCGGGGAGGTGTTCACCTCCCCGGTTCCGGACCAGATGGTGCGGGCGGCCGCGGCCGTCGACAGTGGAGCGGGGGTGCTGTTCGTCGTCAAGAACTACACCGGTGACGTGCTGAACTTCGAGATGGCCGCCGAGCTCGCCGAGGAGGAGGGGGTCCAGGTCGCCCAGGTGGTGGTGGACGACGACGTGGCCGTGAGCGACAGTACGTTCACGGCCGGGCGGCGCGGTACGGGAGCGACGCTGTTCGTCGAGAAGATCGCCGGCGCACTGGCGGACGAGGGCGCTCCGCTGGACCGGGTGGCCGCGGTCGCCCGGCAGGTGAACGGGGCCTCGCGCAGCTTCGGGGTGGCGCTCGGCGCCGTCACCACTCCGGCGAAGGGCAGCCCCACCTTCGACCTGCCCGCCGGCGAGCTGGAGCTGGGGATCGGCATCCATGGGGAGCCGGGGCGTGAGCGGCGCCCGATGATGACCTCCGGGGAGATCGCCGACTTCGCCGTGAACGCGGTCCTGGAGGACCTGCGGCCCACCGGCCCGGTGCTGGCGCTGGTCAACGGCATGGGGGCGACGCCGCTGCTGGAGCTGTACGGCTTCAACGCCGAGGTCCATCGTGCGCTGTCGGAGCGAGGGGTCGCGGTGGCTCGTACGCTCGTGGGGAACTACGTGACGTCGCTCGACATGGCAGGCTGCTCGGTGACACTGTGCCAGGTCGACGAGGAACTGCTGCGCCTGTGGGACGCGCCCGTGCAGACGGCCGCGCTCCGCTGGGGCCGCTGA
- a CDS encoding radical SAM protein — translation MRIAVCGGPYGNPYALQAFVDDARARGAERLFCLGDLGGFGADVDALRPILTDNTVECVAGNYDVAIARGDTDCGCGYRDPKDNEYAQLIYDHTLATTSRDFAAWMDTLPTERRETIDGVDVHMVHGSTLALNDFWWESLPEEQHRLRAETSGADVVLCTHSGLPWQRRIGDTLAVNVGVLGKPANDGRRDVWYAMLDLSDGHVTAELIPLTYDWRAQARSMRAAGLPEIFAETIETGWWTTCLEILPPRERSRGRYHLYRSTLPSGFRPADDGWGETTPQALRSDRPVVPLFGTPYFPSRLWIYTNFHCNLACDYCAVASSPKALARTLPTDAFRALVDEAAQDGFTELYLTGGEPFLHPDIVSLLDYASAVLPTVVMTNAMLLRGRRADGLADLADRRLTVQTSLDGATAHTHDLHRGSGSWQRTIDGIRHLIDLGLPPRVALTETPDNTHEVPAVAELLAEIGLPADHFAVRPLLRRGLSDTGVEIGEDSSIPELTATADGLHWHPAGADLTTSPDMHLAPAGTALAVGQQLVTERFFTARLTDGTLPRPVHCAI, via the coding sequence ATGCGCATCGCAGTCTGCGGAGGGCCCTACGGAAACCCGTACGCCCTCCAGGCATTCGTCGACGACGCCCGCGCCCGGGGCGCCGAGCGCCTCTTCTGTCTGGGCGATCTCGGCGGCTTCGGCGCCGACGTCGATGCCCTGCGGCCGATCCTCACCGACAACACCGTCGAGTGCGTCGCCGGAAACTACGACGTGGCCATCGCCCGCGGCGACACCGACTGCGGCTGCGGCTACCGCGACCCCAAGGACAACGAGTACGCCCAACTGATCTACGACCACACCCTCGCCACCACCAGCCGCGACTTCGCCGCGTGGATGGACACCCTGCCCACCGAACGACGGGAGACCATCGACGGCGTCGACGTCCACATGGTCCACGGCTCGACCCTCGCCCTGAACGACTTCTGGTGGGAGTCACTGCCCGAGGAGCAGCACCGCCTGCGCGCCGAGACATCCGGTGCCGACGTCGTCCTGTGCACCCACAGCGGCCTGCCCTGGCAGCGGCGCATCGGCGACACCCTCGCCGTCAACGTCGGCGTGCTCGGCAAACCCGCCAACGACGGCCGCCGCGACGTCTGGTACGCGATGCTCGACCTGTCCGACGGGCACGTCACCGCCGAGCTGATCCCGCTCACGTACGATTGGCGGGCACAGGCCCGCTCGATGCGCGCCGCGGGGCTGCCCGAGATCTTCGCCGAGACCATCGAGACCGGCTGGTGGACCACCTGCCTGGAAATCCTGCCGCCACGCGAGCGCTCCCGGGGCCGCTACCACCTCTACCGCTCCACCCTGCCCTCCGGCTTCCGCCCGGCGGACGACGGCTGGGGAGAGACCACGCCCCAGGCCCTTCGGAGCGACCGGCCGGTGGTCCCGCTGTTCGGCACCCCGTACTTCCCCTCCCGGTTGTGGATCTACACCAACTTCCACTGCAACCTGGCCTGCGACTACTGCGCGGTCGCCTCCTCCCCGAAGGCGCTCGCCCGCACCCTGCCCACCGATGCCTTCCGTGCCCTGGTCGACGAGGCCGCACAGGACGGGTTCACCGAGCTGTACCTCACCGGCGGTGAGCCCTTCCTGCACCCTGACATCGTCAGCCTCCTCGACTACGCCTCCGCCGTACTGCCCACCGTCGTGATGACCAACGCGATGCTGCTCCGCGGCCGCCGCGCCGACGGCCTCGCGGACCTGGCCGACCGCAGACTCACCGTCCAGACCTCCCTGGACGGCGCCACCGCCCACACTCATGATCTTCATCGCGGCTCGGGCTCATGGCAGCGCACCATCGACGGCATCCGCCACCTGATCGACCTCGGCCTGCCGCCGCGCGTGGCCCTCACCGAGACACCGGACAACACGCACGAGGTCCCCGCGGTCGCCGAGCTGCTGGCCGAAATCGGTCTGCCTGCCGACCACTTCGCGGTACGCCCGCTGCTGCGACGCGGCCTGTCCGACACCGGCGTCGAGATCGGCGAGGACTCCAGCATCCCCGAACTCACCGCCACCGCCGACGGACTGCACTGGCACCCCGCCGGAGCCGACCTCACCACCAGCCCCGACATGCACCTCGCGCCCGCCGGCACCGCGCTCGCCGTGGGCCAACAGCTCGTTACCGAGCGGTTCTTCACCGCCCGCCTCACCGACGGCACCCTGCCCCGCCCCGTCCACTGCGCCATCTGA
- a CDS encoding TIGR04282 family arsenosugar biosynthesis glycosyltransferase encodes MNATAHRGIPAILIMAKEPRPSTVKTRLHPLLGPQRCAELQAGLIRHTVELTTVHAPRTYLAYAPADGGDAIGTTTPAGVRLRLQRGEDLGGRLAATVTDASTDGAGPLLVIGTDAPLLTGDHLTAAFTALESHDVVLGPALDSGYYLIGLRAPHTTTLFALDADVWSTDRVLTATRRAARREGLSVEPLCPLRDLDTPADATALLSDPALPAPITALIQPVEGP; translated from the coding sequence GTGAACGCCACCGCTCACCGCGGCATCCCCGCGATCCTGATCATGGCCAAGGAGCCCCGCCCCAGCACCGTCAAGACCCGGCTGCATCCCCTGCTCGGCCCGCAGCGCTGCGCCGAACTCCAGGCCGGGCTCATCCGCCACACCGTGGAACTGACCACCGTCCACGCTCCGCGGACCTACCTCGCCTACGCCCCGGCCGACGGCGGCGACGCGATCGGCACCACGACACCGGCAGGCGTCCGGCTGCGCCTCCAGCGCGGCGAAGACCTCGGCGGGCGCCTGGCTGCTACCGTCACCGACGCCTCCACCGACGGCGCGGGCCCGCTCCTGGTCATCGGCACCGACGCGCCGCTTCTCACCGGCGACCACCTGACCGCCGCCTTCACCGCCCTGGAAAGCCACGACGTGGTGCTGGGCCCCGCGCTCGACAGCGGCTACTACCTGATCGGCCTGCGCGCCCCCCACACCACCACACTCTTCGCCCTCGACGCGGACGTCTGGAGCACGGACCGGGTACTGACGGCGACCCGCAGAGCCGCCCGGCGCGAAGGGCTGAGCGTGGAGCCGCTGTGCCCACTGCGGGACCTGGACACCCCCGCAGACGCGACCGCCCTCCTCTCCGATCCGGCGCTGCCCGCGCCGATCACCGCTCTGATCCAGCCGGTGGAGGGCCCATGA
- a CDS encoding heavy metal translocating P-type ATPase — protein MAPRRRTRLLALPEARWALASVVLFLLALPVYLLDASVWVWGPLFAATYVTGGWEPGWEGLKALRDRTLDVDLLMVVAALGAAAIGQVMDGALLIVIFATSGALEAVATARTADSVRGLLDLAPATATRLREDGTEETVDAERLAVGDVVLVRPGERVGADGQVLEGASDVDQATITGEPLPVAKHAGDEVFAGTVNGTGALRVRVHRDPADSVIARIVKMVEEASRTKAPTQLFIEKIEQRYSIGMVVATLAVFGVPLAFGDSLQSALLRAMTFMIVASPCAVVLSTMPPVLSAIANAGRHGVLAKSAVVMERLGQADMVALDKTGTVTEGTPRVTDIRPTPASGLDEDTLLALAAAAEHPSEHPLARSVVQAARERGLTIAEATDFASAPGAGVSATIVGSTVQVGSPAHLDATGRPGVAADVRALEDQGRTAVLALRDGAPAGVLGIADRLRPDAKATLAALTELTGRTPALLTGDNERAARQLAAELGITDVRAGLLPQDKVAAIRKWEAQGLRVLVVGDGVNDAPALAAAHVGIAMGKAGSDLALETADAVVVRDELAAIPAVVALSRRARRLVLQNLAIAGTFIAALVAWDLIGTLPLPLGVAGHEGSTVIVALNGLRLLREAAWPGEAGRGTL, from the coding sequence ATGGCACCGAGGCGGCGTACGCGCCTGCTGGCGCTGCCGGAGGCGCGGTGGGCCCTGGCCTCCGTGGTGCTGTTCCTGCTCGCGCTTCCCGTTTACCTGCTGGACGCCTCGGTCTGGGTGTGGGGCCCGCTTTTCGCCGCGACCTACGTCACCGGGGGCTGGGAGCCGGGATGGGAGGGCCTCAAGGCCCTGCGGGACAGAACGCTGGACGTGGACCTGCTGATGGTCGTCGCGGCGCTCGGCGCCGCAGCCATCGGGCAGGTCATGGACGGCGCGCTGCTGATCGTCATCTTCGCCACCTCCGGCGCCCTGGAGGCTGTCGCGACCGCCCGCACTGCGGATTCCGTACGCGGGCTGCTCGACCTCGCCCCCGCAACTGCGACCCGGCTGCGCGAGGACGGGACCGAGGAGACGGTGGACGCGGAACGCCTCGCAGTAGGTGACGTGGTCCTGGTGCGCCCCGGCGAGCGGGTCGGCGCCGATGGACAGGTCCTGGAAGGGGCGAGCGATGTCGACCAGGCCACCATCACCGGTGAACCCCTGCCAGTCGCCAAGCACGCGGGCGACGAGGTCTTCGCCGGCACGGTGAACGGCACCGGCGCCCTGCGGGTGCGCGTCCATCGCGACCCGGCTGACTCGGTGATCGCCCGGATCGTGAAGATGGTCGAGGAAGCCTCCCGGACCAAGGCTCCGACCCAGCTGTTCATCGAGAAGATCGAGCAGCGGTACTCGATCGGCATGGTCGTCGCGACCCTGGCCGTCTTCGGTGTTCCGCTCGCCTTCGGCGACAGTCTCCAGTCGGCACTGCTGCGCGCGATGACGTTCATGATCGTCGCCTCCCCATGCGCGGTGGTCCTCTCGACGATGCCACCGGTGCTGTCCGCGATCGCCAACGCCGGCCGCCACGGCGTGCTCGCCAAATCCGCTGTGGTGATGGAACGCCTGGGCCAGGCCGACATGGTGGCACTGGACAAGACCGGTACCGTGACCGAGGGCACCCCACGCGTCACCGACATCCGTCCAACGCCCGCCTCTGGCCTGGACGAGGACACGCTGCTGGCGCTGGCGGCCGCAGCCGAACACCCCAGCGAGCACCCACTGGCCCGTTCCGTGGTCCAGGCCGCCCGCGAGCGCGGCCTCACCATCGCCGAGGCGACCGACTTCGCCTCCGCCCCCGGCGCAGGTGTGAGCGCCACCATCGTGGGCTCCACCGTCCAGGTGGGGTCCCCGGCCCACCTGGACGCCACCGGCCGACCGGGAGTGGCCGCCGACGTGCGGGCCCTGGAGGACCAGGGCCGCACTGCCGTCCTGGCCCTGCGCGACGGCGCTCCGGCCGGCGTGCTGGGCATCGCCGACCGGCTGCGCCCGGACGCGAAGGCCACGCTGGCGGCGCTCACCGAACTGACCGGCCGGACCCCCGCCCTCCTGACCGGTGACAACGAACGTGCCGCGCGCCAACTGGCCGCCGAACTCGGCATCACCGACGTGCGCGCCGGCCTCCTCCCGCAGGACAAGGTCGCCGCCATACGGAAGTGGGAAGCGCAGGGTCTGCGCGTGCTGGTCGTCGGCGACGGCGTCAACGACGCCCCCGCCCTGGCCGCCGCGCACGTCGGCATCGCCATGGGCAAGGCCGGCTCCGACCTCGCACTGGAGACCGCCGACGCCGTCGTCGTACGCGACGAACTCGCCGCCATCCCCGCCGTCGTGGCCCTGTCCCGCAGGGCCCGCCGCCTCGTTCTGCAGAACCTGGCCATCGCCGGGACCTTCATCGCCGCCCTGGTCGCCTGGGACCTGATCGGCACCCTCCCGCTGCCGCTCGGTGTCGCCGGACACGAGGGATCCACCGTCATCGTCGCACTCAACGGCCTGCGCCTCCTGCGCGAAGCAGCCTGGCCCGGCGAGGCCGGGAGGGGAACCCTGTGA
- a CDS encoding TIGR04283 family arsenosugar biosynthesis glycosyltransferase has product MTQVSIIVPALNEEAAIHRAVSRLCRDFPDCELIVVDGGSTDRTAELAAVHATVITSERGRARQMNEGARHASGDILWFVHADTDIDPDALDQIRAALTDPAAVGGGLTLRFDRRTPALNYLAWTSNARARRLHHIFGDQAMFIRRTVFDELGGFPDLAIMEDLEMSRRLHRHGPLRLLPATSTASSRRLTAHGTWRMIAFMQYLKLLYFAGADPEAIRARYTAGPRLFPKRTPAVPRTGRP; this is encoded by the coding sequence ATGACACAGGTGTCGATCATCGTCCCGGCGCTCAACGAGGAAGCCGCGATTCACCGTGCGGTGAGCCGCCTGTGCCGTGACTTCCCCGACTGCGAGCTGATCGTCGTGGACGGCGGTTCCACCGACAGAACCGCCGAACTCGCCGCCGTCCACGCCACCGTGATCACCAGTGAGCGAGGACGGGCCCGACAGATGAACGAGGGCGCACGGCACGCCTCCGGCGACATCCTCTGGTTCGTCCACGCCGACACCGACATCGACCCCGACGCGCTGGACCAGATCCGGGCCGCACTCACCGACCCGGCCGCGGTCGGAGGCGGCCTCACCCTCCGCTTCGACCGCAGAACACCCGCCCTGAACTACCTCGCGTGGACATCCAACGCCCGGGCCCGCCGCCTCCACCACATCTTCGGCGACCAGGCCATGTTCATCCGCCGCACCGTCTTCGACGAACTCGGAGGCTTCCCCGACCTGGCCATCATGGAGGACCTGGAGATGTCACGGCGCCTGCACCGCCACGGCCCGCTGCGCCTGCTGCCCGCCACCTCGACGGCCTCCTCCCGACGCCTGACCGCCCACGGCACCTGGCGCATGATCGCCTTCATGCAGTACCTGAAACTGCTGTACTTCGCCGGCGCAGACCCCGAAGCCATCCGCGCCCGCTACACCGCCGGCCCCCGCCTCTTCCCGAAGAGAACCCCGGCCGTGCCACGCACCGGCCGTCCCTGA
- a CDS encoding MTAP family purine nucleoside phosphorylase: protein MRIGVITGSGSYDWPHLEGAAERTVVTEHGAVTVTEGRLGGAEIVQLSRHGTGHHRLSSQVDHKANLAALLAVETEAVVSFTVCGSLDPDLRPGSLVVFDDLHFPANRLPDGTPCTWYDTPGGAGRGHWIFDRPFSEPLRQALITAADQTGVPVATQGVYGHVDGPRFNSRSEVAALAAAGVSAISQTAGPEAVLAGEAELPMALVGFVTDYANGVGPQPEPVQALLDRMAASKEVFATLAGHALPSLDSVSTAGFVYRFDT from the coding sequence ATGCGCATAGGTGTCATCACCGGCTCCGGCAGCTACGACTGGCCCCACCTGGAGGGTGCGGCCGAGCGGACCGTCGTCACCGAACACGGCGCGGTCACCGTCACCGAGGGGCGCCTCGGGGGCGCGGAGATCGTGCAGCTGTCCCGGCACGGCACCGGCCACCACCGCCTGTCCAGCCAGGTCGACCACAAGGCGAACCTCGCCGCTCTGCTGGCCGTCGAGACGGAGGCCGTGGTGTCCTTCACCGTCTGCGGCTCCCTCGACCCGGACCTGCGGCCGGGCTCGCTGGTGGTCTTCGACGACCTGCACTTCCCCGCCAACCGGTTGCCCGACGGCACCCCCTGCACCTGGTACGACACCCCCGGCGGAGCCGGACGCGGCCACTGGATCTTCGACCGGCCCTTCAGCGAGCCCCTGCGCCAGGCGCTGATCACCGCCGCCGACCAGACCGGGGTGCCCGTCGCGACACAGGGCGTGTACGGACACGTCGACGGTCCCCGGTTCAACTCGCGCTCGGAGGTGGCCGCGCTGGCCGCAGCCGGGGTCAGTGCGATCAGCCAGACCGCGGGCCCGGAGGCCGTCCTGGCCGGTGAGGCCGAACTGCCCATGGCCCTGGTCGGGTTCGTCACCGACTACGCCAACGGCGTCGGCCCCCAGCCGGAACCTGTACAGGCGCTCCTGGACCGCATGGCGGCCAGCAAGGAGGTCTTCGCAACACTGGCCGGGCACGCACTGCCATCCCTGGACAGCGTGAGCACGGCAGGCTTCGTCTACCGGTTCGACACGTGA